One Glutamicibacter halophytocola DNA segment encodes these proteins:
- a CDS encoding NAD-dependent succinate-semialdehyde dehydrogenase, with product MSITAQREAELLAKVPTGLLINGEWRDASDGGTFDVLDPATGEKLLTLASATSEDAMAALDAADAVQAEWALTAPRERAEILRRAFDLVTERKDDFALLMSLEMGKPLAEAYGEVTYGAEFLRWFSEETVRHYGRYVTTPEGKNKVLVHHKPVGPCLLITPWNFPLAMATRKVGPAVAAGCTMVLKPAKLTPLTSQLFAATMMEAGLPAGVLNVVSGASASKISGPLMQDDRLRKVSFTGSTPVGKQLMKDAADKVLRTSMELGGNAPFIVFEDADLDAAVEGAMAAKMRNMGEACTAANRFLVHADVAEEFTAKFAEAMKALKPGRGTEEGTTVGPLVEEKARDEVHALVEAAVSAGATAVTGGAPVEGPGYFYQPTVLANVANDAKILTQEIFGPVAPVTTFTSEEEAIKLANSTEYGLASYIYSQDFNRMFRVSEQIEFGLVGFNAGVISNAAAPFGGVKQSGLGREGGAEGLGEYTTVQYIGIADPYAAKK from the coding sequence CAACCGGTCTTTTGATCAATGGCGAATGGCGCGATGCCTCGGATGGCGGCACCTTCGACGTGCTGGATCCAGCCACCGGAGAAAAGCTGCTGACCCTTGCCAGCGCCACGAGCGAAGATGCCATGGCCGCTTTGGATGCAGCGGATGCCGTGCAGGCCGAATGGGCCTTGACCGCACCACGCGAACGGGCTGAGATTCTGCGCCGCGCCTTCGATCTGGTCACCGAGCGCAAGGATGACTTCGCCCTGCTGATGAGCCTGGAAATGGGCAAGCCACTGGCCGAGGCCTACGGCGAAGTGACCTACGGTGCCGAATTCCTGCGCTGGTTCTCCGAAGAAACCGTGCGCCACTACGGCCGCTACGTGACCACCCCCGAGGGCAAGAACAAGGTTCTGGTCCACCACAAGCCGGTGGGCCCATGCCTGCTGATCACCCCGTGGAACTTCCCATTGGCCATGGCTACCCGCAAGGTCGGCCCAGCAGTTGCTGCAGGTTGCACCATGGTGCTCAAGCCAGCCAAGCTGACCCCGCTGACTTCCCAGCTGTTCGCTGCCACGATGATGGAAGCTGGCCTTCCGGCAGGCGTGCTGAACGTTGTTTCCGGAGCCTCGGCTTCGAAGATCTCCGGCCCATTGATGCAGGACGACCGCCTGCGCAAGGTCTCCTTCACCGGTTCGACCCCAGTGGGCAAGCAGCTGATGAAGGACGCCGCCGACAAGGTGCTGCGCACCTCGATGGAACTGGGCGGCAACGCGCCGTTCATCGTCTTCGAAGATGCCGACCTGGATGCCGCAGTCGAGGGCGCCATGGCTGCCAAGATGCGCAACATGGGCGAAGCCTGCACCGCAGCCAACCGCTTCCTGGTCCACGCTGATGTTGCCGAAGAGTTCACCGCAAAGTTCGCCGAAGCGATGAAGGCACTGAAGCCAGGCCGTGGCACCGAAGAAGGCACCACCGTGGGACCACTGGTGGAGGAAAAGGCTCGCGACGAAGTTCACGCACTGGTCGAGGCCGCAGTCAGCGCTGGCGCAACTGCTGTTACCGGTGGCGCACCGGTCGAGGGCCCAGGCTACTTCTACCAGCCAACCGTTCTGGCCAACGTAGCCAACGACGCGAAGATCCTGACCCAGGAGATCTTCGGCCCGGTTGCTCCGGTGACCACGTTCACTTCCGAGGAAGAGGCCATCAAGCTGGCCAACTCCACCGAGTACGGTCTGGCCTCCTACATCTACTCGCAGGACTTCAACCGCATGTTCCGCGTTTCGGAGCAGATCGAATTCGGCCTGGTTGGCTTCAACGCCGGCGTTATCTCCAACGCAGCAGCACCATTCGGCGGCGTGAAGCAGTCCGGTTTGGGCCGCGAAGGCGGCGCTGAAGGTTTGGGCGAATACACCACCGTGCAGTACATCGGCATCGCCGATCCATACGCTGCAAAGAAGTAG
- a CDS encoding transglutaminase TgpA family protein has translation MTSQLAGAPSPRETEEQKSLTLEQAPPVENLLPRILASLCLALAVLAGMASLTGVVEGTSWFPYLVLPNIALHLACGAIRSVRVVRWLAIPAAVLIAVAAIMRHDVMTANSYGFPALQWFRSSLSEAGLQLATQVPPVASSIHVDFGILVLSLGVSLAVELLASFRRTALLVIIPLSFAPIVASLFKQQGAGIGYLSLMVLGILAYAALVPHAFAKASPRPGRRKLLEPKTLGVFGITALACVGSLIAASLWMPGFRTGMFPEGQRPSGDLLANNVDPLINLGRDLRSNGSDPFLTYYTSASKAPYLRTQVIMELTNERWEPTEDLFHTDYSGDVAVNNNFSLLSSSEEIVQMTWPRGNRNPLLPLPDRSNLVSGIQGDWQWTLETSVARLSGDALGATGDITVAYAPLNITPEMVEYLDQRRIGTNDFISSDYTQLPQNSDNALQPMLEQALEEAYDQGSTPRTNLEKAVALQDFFRSGNFVYSERTPLREGYDGANAEVVKAFLNRRQGYCVHFASAMALLAREAGIPSRIAVGYAPGVATGETITVDNSDAATSLASLLEPGTELKGYEVSGQQAHAWPELYLDGLGWVPFEPTPGRGYTPTYAPGPTSTAAPQESTAPEVPTSRSTPPRSESPDPTPQATTGSSARDGSTAIWLAPLAILLAAAGLCVGPWLRQRTRQKRLDLVRSGAPDAAQALWAELLSVGMDAGVEAGVHESVGDYLVRLADDHPRLAKPLQLLQAAIEQSFYAGRHVPAGDAPELLDALHEVQSQLRGELPAGRRILSFLFPRSLRSTPGKRATADGAKK, from the coding sequence ATGACCTCCCAGCTAGCCGGCGCCCCATCGCCTCGCGAGACAGAAGAACAAAAGAGCCTCACGCTGGAGCAAGCTCCGCCAGTTGAGAATTTGCTCCCCCGCATCTTGGCTTCATTGTGCCTGGCTTTAGCCGTCTTGGCCGGAATGGCATCGCTCACCGGTGTCGTTGAGGGCACCTCGTGGTTCCCCTACCTCGTCCTGCCGAACATTGCCCTGCACCTGGCTTGCGGGGCGATCCGGAGCGTACGCGTCGTTCGCTGGCTGGCGATCCCGGCCGCAGTCCTCATCGCCGTCGCTGCCATCATGCGCCACGACGTCATGACCGCAAATTCCTATGGATTTCCTGCCTTGCAATGGTTCCGCTCTTCGCTGTCCGAAGCAGGACTCCAATTGGCCACGCAAGTCCCGCCGGTAGCCAGCTCCATCCATGTGGACTTCGGCATTTTGGTCCTGTCACTGGGCGTGAGCCTTGCGGTGGAACTTCTGGCCAGTTTCCGCCGCACTGCCCTGCTGGTGATCATCCCGCTGTCTTTCGCCCCGATTGTTGCTTCGCTGTTCAAGCAGCAAGGTGCCGGGATTGGCTACCTGTCACTTATGGTCCTAGGGATATTGGCGTACGCTGCCCTGGTGCCCCACGCCTTCGCCAAGGCTTCGCCTCGCCCGGGCAGGCGCAAGCTCCTCGAGCCAAAGACCTTGGGAGTCTTTGGCATCACCGCCCTGGCCTGCGTTGGATCGTTGATTGCCGCGAGCCTGTGGATGCCGGGGTTCCGCACCGGCATGTTCCCCGAGGGGCAACGCCCGTCCGGGGACCTGCTGGCCAACAATGTTGACCCGCTGATCAATCTCGGACGGGATCTCCGCTCGAATGGGTCAGATCCGTTCTTGACCTATTACACCAGCGCCTCGAAGGCGCCTTATTTGCGCACCCAGGTCATCATGGAACTGACCAATGAACGCTGGGAACCGACCGAGGACCTGTTCCATACCGACTATTCGGGCGACGTGGCTGTCAACAATAATTTTTCGCTATTATCCAGCTCCGAGGAAATTGTGCAGATGACTTGGCCGAGGGGCAATAGGAATCCGCTATTGCCGTTGCCCGACCGCAGTAATCTGGTCAGTGGTATCCAGGGAGATTGGCAATGGACCCTTGAAACCTCGGTAGCCCGGCTCAGCGGTGATGCGCTTGGCGCGACCGGCGACATTACCGTTGCCTATGCGCCCTTGAATATCACCCCGGAGATGGTTGAGTACCTCGATCAGCGGCGCATTGGCACGAACGATTTCATATCGTCGGACTACACGCAGCTCCCCCAGAACTCGGACAACGCCCTGCAGCCAATGCTCGAACAGGCTTTGGAGGAAGCCTACGACCAGGGAAGCACGCCGAGGACCAATTTGGAAAAGGCTGTGGCCCTCCAGGATTTCTTCCGCTCCGGGAACTTCGTTTACTCCGAGCGCACTCCTTTGCGAGAAGGCTACGACGGTGCCAACGCCGAGGTAGTCAAAGCTTTCCTGAACCGCCGCCAGGGGTATTGCGTGCACTTCGCCTCGGCCATGGCTCTGCTGGCGCGTGAGGCGGGGATCCCTTCGCGAATTGCCGTGGGCTACGCCCCTGGCGTGGCCACCGGCGAAACCATCACGGTTGATAATTCTGATGCTGCAACCTCGCTCGCCAGCTTGCTGGAGCCGGGCACCGAGCTCAAGGGCTATGAGGTCAGCGGGCAGCAGGCACATGCCTGGCCAGAGTTGTATCTTGACGGGCTGGGCTGGGTGCCTTTCGAACCGACTCCGGGCCGAGGCTACACGCCAACCTATGCGCCGGGACCAACCAGTACCGCAGCGCCTCAAGAGAGTACGGCGCCTGAGGTCCCCACGTCGCGCAGCACTCCGCCTCGTTCCGAGTCTCCCGATCCAACGCCTCAGGCGACGACGGGTTCTTCTGCACGTGATGGCAGTACCGCCATCTGGTTGGCGCCCTTGGCTATCTTGTTGGCGGCCGCCGGATTATGCGTTGGTCCTTGGCTCCGGCAACGCACCCGGCAAAAGCGCCTGGACCTGGTCCGTTCCGGCGCCCCTGATGCGGCACAAGCATTGTGGGCCGAACTGCTCAGTGTTGGAATGGATGCTGGAGTTGAAGCAGGCGTCCATGAATCAGTGGGCGACTATCTCGTGCGCCTGGCCGATGACCACCCGCGGCTCGCCAAGCCGCTGCAATTGCTCCAGGCCGCTATTGAGCAGAGCTTCTACGCAGGTCGGCATGTACCTGCAGGTGATGCGCCTGAATTGTTGGACGCATTGCACGAGGTTCAAAGCCAGCTTCGCGGGGAACTGCCCGCAGGACGCCGGATCCTCAGTTTCCTTTTCCCGCGCTCGTTGCGTTCAACGCCAGGAAAAAGAGCCACGGCAGATGGTGCCAAAAAATAG
- a CDS encoding DUF58 domain-containing protein has product MEKIPRFDSRNALSWVRSENSTPAILRRLRLDLFTVRGWCVLGAGIFLVFLAFMFGRHELMALGISLVVLAGISWALALGLRGRTRIQRQLLSTVPSAGEVCKVQLHCLEPATIQEQLPEGFGRGPMLDTPGELEYELIFGRRGIHQLGPAQQIVSDTLGLVRGMVNTGDTLEVPVRAELMDLHRLASLGEQMLTGDARHSRSTTADYYDVAIRDYQQGDSIRQVHWKASARQGKLMVRQENHVATAQALLILDTKFEHWCHSGVDLRLSIPGGSNEDLPSSRRFETALSLASGIGLRYSTGGYQLSFRDLSGAPLTSQHRQATSDAAADSDFDSFHAATAELALDASGPDTDASELFGDGLHKELLGFRDEPVIMIFGELTVAQARWLATLARTVRLAEVFILVAHPERYDSVQQELAGTGWKVHLLPGTMGAAGMWGG; this is encoded by the coding sequence ATGGAGAAGATACCTCGTTTCGACTCCCGCAATGCTTTGTCGTGGGTTCGTTCAGAAAATTCGACACCTGCAATTCTGCGCCGGTTGCGGCTGGACCTGTTCACCGTGCGCGGATGGTGCGTGCTCGGCGCAGGAATCTTCCTGGTATTCCTCGCCTTCATGTTCGGCCGCCATGAATTGATGGCATTGGGCATCAGCCTCGTTGTGCTGGCCGGCATTAGCTGGGCCCTCGCACTGGGCCTGCGAGGGCGCACGCGAATCCAGCGACAGCTGCTATCCACGGTTCCCAGTGCTGGCGAAGTATGCAAAGTGCAATTGCATTGCCTGGAACCGGCAACCATCCAGGAACAGCTTCCAGAAGGTTTCGGGCGCGGCCCGATGCTCGACACCCCTGGCGAACTGGAATATGAATTGATCTTTGGCAGGCGCGGCATCCATCAGCTGGGCCCGGCACAGCAAATCGTTTCTGACACGTTGGGATTGGTCCGGGGAATGGTCAACACCGGCGACACCCTGGAGGTCCCGGTCCGCGCGGAACTCATGGATCTGCACCGCTTGGCTTCCCTTGGAGAGCAGATGCTCACCGGTGATGCGCGGCATTCGCGCAGCACCACCGCCGATTACTATGACGTTGCCATTCGCGACTACCAGCAAGGTGATTCGATCCGGCAGGTCCATTGGAAGGCCAGCGCCCGGCAAGGCAAGCTCATGGTTCGGCAGGAGAACCATGTCGCCACCGCTCAAGCGCTCCTGATCCTGGACACAAAATTTGAGCATTGGTGCCACAGCGGGGTGGATCTTCGGCTGTCCATCCCCGGCGGGTCGAACGAAGACTTGCCAAGTAGCCGCCGTTTTGAAACGGCCTTGTCGCTGGCCAGCGGCATCGGACTGCGCTATTCGACCGGTGGCTACCAGCTGTCTTTCCGCGATCTCAGTGGAGCGCCGCTGACCAGCCAGCATCGGCAAGCAACATCGGATGCCGCAGCTGACTCAGACTTTGATTCATTCCATGCTGCCACCGCCGAATTGGCCCTCGACGCCAGCGGCCCCGATACCGACGCCTCAGAGCTATTCGGCGACGGATTGCACAAGGAGCTGCTGGGATTCCGGGACGAACCAGTCATCATGATTTTTGGCGAGCTCACCGTTGCCCAGGCTCGATGGCTTGCCACTCTGGCCCGCACGGTACGCCTTGCCGAAGTTTTTATTCTCGTGGCGCATCCGGAAAGGTACGATTCGGTGCAACAAGAGCTCGCCGGCACCGGGTGGAAAGTTCACCTGCTCCCAGGAACCATGGGCGCAGCTGGGATGTGGGGCGGATAA
- a CDS encoding AAA family ATPase, with amino-acid sequence MSANPTMPSLDSTFQTNCQRIFDAVQSVINGKPEAIISALTVLLAQGHLLLEDVPGVGKTMLAKSLAKSVNGSVHRIQFTPDLLPSDVTGVSVYSPQTHEFTFHPGPIFANIVIADEINRANAKTQSALLECMEESQVTVDSITHSLEQPFMVIATQNPVDSEGTFALPEAQRDRFMGRISLGYPQREAEISMIAGHHHHEPLETLASVLQLADLRQMIEQVSSITVTARLSSYVVDLGRASRNHPQVELGASPRALIQWVRAAKAHAAVNGRDHVLPEDVRSVAQMVLNHRLILTRRAIADGVEVQDLIQELLSSTPVS; translated from the coding sequence ATGAGTGCGAACCCGACGATGCCATCGCTGGATTCAACGTTCCAAACGAATTGCCAACGAATTTTCGACGCCGTGCAGAGCGTGATCAACGGAAAACCCGAGGCCATCATCAGCGCGCTCACGGTACTGCTGGCGCAAGGACATTTGTTGCTGGAAGACGTTCCAGGCGTTGGCAAGACCATGCTGGCCAAGTCGCTGGCCAAAAGCGTGAATGGATCTGTGCATCGCATCCAGTTCACCCCGGACCTGCTGCCCAGTGATGTCACCGGCGTTTCCGTATATTCGCCGCAGACTCACGAGTTCACTTTTCACCCCGGCCCGATTTTCGCCAATATCGTCATTGCCGATGAGATCAACCGCGCCAATGCCAAAACGCAATCCGCGTTGCTTGAATGCATGGAGGAATCCCAGGTCACCGTAGATTCCATCACCCACAGCCTGGAACAGCCTTTTATGGTTATTGCCACCCAGAACCCCGTGGATTCTGAAGGAACCTTCGCGCTGCCCGAGGCGCAACGCGATCGCTTCATGGGGCGGATCTCTTTGGGCTATCCGCAACGCGAAGCCGAAATATCCATGATTGCCGGACATCACCATCATGAGCCGCTGGAAACCCTGGCCTCGGTGTTGCAGCTTGCAGACCTGCGGCAAATGATCGAACAGGTCAGCTCCATCACTGTCACCGCAAGATTAAGCTCCTATGTCGTGGATTTGGGCCGAGCATCGCGAAATCATCCACAGGTTGAGCTCGGGGCTTCACCGCGTGCCCTGATCCAATGGGTTCGAGCCGCCAAGGCACATGCCGCCGTTAACGGCCGCGACCACGTGCTCCCGGAAGACGTGCGAAGCGTGGCGCAAATGGTGCTGAACCACCGGCTGATTCTTACTCGACGCGCTATCGCTGATGGGGTGGAAGTCCAGGACCTCATTCAAGAACTGCTCTCCAGCACCCCAGTCAGCTAG
- a CDS encoding TatD family hydrolase — MSKKKSDTDVNRVPEAYRPSEAEESAGPEGRARKTRNEQGGSKRNLHYPEAPEALPIAVVDNHTHLDFLDGTVNVSARDALAAAEAVGVKGLIQVGCDVPSSEYAVQVANEYASILAAVAIHPNDAARLAEAGELESALERIEELASDPRVRALGETGLDYFRTGEDGRGAQEQSFREHLRIAAGLGKAVQIHDRDAHDDVVRILKSSQLPPKVVFHCFSGDERLAKICNDNGWYMSFSGTVTFKNSHDLRAALNLADPQLLLVETDAPFLTPHPFRGRPNASYMIPYTTRFMAETKGVELAEFCARIDANTREVYGEF; from the coding sequence GTGTCAAAGAAGAAGTCGGACACCGACGTTAACCGGGTACCGGAGGCCTACCGCCCCAGCGAGGCTGAGGAATCTGCAGGGCCAGAAGGCCGCGCGCGCAAGACTCGCAATGAACAGGGCGGCAGCAAGCGAAACTTGCACTATCCCGAAGCGCCTGAAGCCCTTCCAATCGCGGTGGTCGACAACCATACCCATTTGGACTTTCTTGACGGCACGGTTAATGTTTCTGCGCGCGATGCCTTGGCAGCTGCTGAAGCAGTCGGAGTAAAAGGGCTGATCCAGGTGGGCTGTGATGTGCCGTCCTCCGAATATGCGGTGCAGGTTGCCAATGAATACGCCAGCATCCTGGCCGCTGTGGCTATCCACCCGAATGACGCCGCGCGGCTAGCCGAGGCCGGGGAACTCGAAAGCGCCCTTGAGCGCATTGAAGAGCTGGCTTCAGACCCTCGCGTGCGAGCGCTGGGGGAGACCGGGCTTGATTACTTCCGCACGGGTGAAGACGGCCGGGGTGCCCAGGAGCAGTCATTCCGCGAACATCTGCGCATTGCTGCTGGGCTGGGCAAGGCTGTCCAGATCCATGATCGTGATGCGCATGATGACGTTGTGCGTATTCTCAAGAGCTCCCAGCTGCCACCTAAAGTCGTGTTCCATTGCTTCTCCGGGGATGAGCGATTGGCAAAGATCTGCAATGACAATGGCTGGTACATGTCATTCTCGGGAACGGTCACGTTTAAGAACTCCCACGATTTGCGAGCTGCCTTGAATCTGGCCGATCCGCAGTTGCTGCTGGTGGAGACCGATGCTCCGTTCTTGACCCCTCATCCATTCCGCGGACGCCCCAATGCCAGTTACATGATTCCCTATACGACTAGGTTCATGGCGGAAACCAAAGGTGTTGAGCTCGCTGAATTCTGTGCCCGAATCGATGCGAATACCCGCGAAGTGTACGGAGAATTTTAG
- a CDS encoding resuscitation-promoting factor: MTHLLKKSWVKYLAQALAVAVVIAGAVFYVAGQKSVVISVDGEAQEVTTRAATVSALLDQQEISLDERDEISASLDSNLSDDQKIDIKRNKSVEVTVDGAERVVHTTGMTVADVVNQLDLEKGSEVSLDEDMQLSALSDELEVITPKDLTLIVDDKKKTVATTASTVKELLAEQNVKVDDNDEINVKVDDETDKNVKDSTGIKAGVEVEVIEVNVKTWDETRDIDFDVEKVNDKSLDKGETKVKTEGKKGERELTLRQETRNGEKGEEEVLKSKVTKQPVAEVIRVGTKEEKKEESSSKPSTSTGNISATWKALAKCESGGNWSINSGNGYYGGLQFSASSWRAVGGTKYAPLPHQASPQEQIAAAEVLRASGGWGHWPACSSKLGLR, from the coding sequence GTGACTCACTTGCTCAAGAAAAGCTGGGTTAAATACCTGGCTCAGGCGCTCGCCGTGGCCGTGGTTATCGCCGGTGCCGTGTTCTATGTTGCTGGCCAGAAGTCGGTAGTGATCTCCGTCGATGGAGAAGCCCAGGAAGTCACCACCCGCGCTGCCACCGTCAGCGCGCTGCTGGATCAGCAGGAAATCTCGCTGGACGAGCGCGATGAGATCTCCGCTTCCCTGGATTCGAACCTTTCGGATGACCAGAAGATCGATATCAAGCGCAACAAGTCTGTTGAGGTGACGGTTGACGGCGCCGAGCGCGTGGTCCACACCACCGGCATGACCGTGGCAGATGTTGTCAATCAGCTGGACCTTGAAAAAGGCTCCGAGGTGTCCCTCGATGAGGATATGCAGTTGAGCGCTTTGAGCGACGAGCTTGAAGTAATCACGCCCAAGGACCTCACCTTGATTGTGGACGACAAGAAAAAGACCGTCGCCACCACCGCATCGACCGTCAAGGAACTGCTCGCCGAGCAGAACGTCAAAGTTGATGACAATGATGAAATCAACGTCAAGGTTGACGACGAAACCGACAAGAACGTCAAGGACAGCACCGGTATCAAGGCCGGCGTAGAAGTTGAAGTTATCGAGGTCAACGTCAAGACCTGGGACGAAACCCGCGACATCGACTTCGATGTCGAGAAGGTCAACGACAAGTCCCTGGACAAGGGCGAAACTAAGGTCAAGACCGAGGGCAAGAAGGGCGAACGCGAACTCACCCTGCGCCAGGAAACCCGCAACGGCGAGAAGGGCGAGGAAGAAGTCCTCAAGTCCAAGGTCACCAAGCAACCAGTCGCAGAAGTTATCCGCGTGGGCACCAAGGAAGAGAAGAAGGAAGAATCCTCTTCGAAGCCTTCGACCAGCACCGGCAACATCTCCGCAACCTGGAAGGCACTGGCAAAGTGCGAATCCGGTGGCAACTGGTCGATCAACTCCGGTAACGGCTACTACGGCGGACTGCAGTTCTCTGCCTCCTCCTGGCGAGCAGTCGGCGGCACCAAGTACGCGCCATTGCCACACCAGGCCAGCCCGCAAGAACAGATCGCCGCAGCCGAGGTGCTGCGAGCCTCCGGTGGCTGGGGCCACTGGCCGGCCTGCTCGTCCAAGCTGGGCCTGCGCTAA